A genomic segment from Flavobacterium inviolabile encodes:
- a CDS encoding TraR/DksA family transcriptional regulator, whose protein sequence is MVDEKIRYSDADLAEFKELILKKMEKAKADLDLIKSAYMNDLNNGTDDTSPTFKAFEEGSETMSKEANSQLAIRQEKFIRDLKNALIRIENKTYGICKVTGKLINKERLKLVPHATMSIEAKNLQR, encoded by the coding sequence ATGGTGGATGAAAAAATAAGATATTCCGACGCTGATTTAGCTGAGTTCAAAGAATTAATCTTGAAAAAGATGGAAAAAGCAAAAGCGGATTTGGATTTGATTAAAAGCGCCTACATGAATGACCTTAATAATGGTACAGACGATACGTCACCAACCTTTAAAGCATTTGAAGAAGGTAGCGAAACCATGTCTAAAGAAGCGAATTCACAACTGGCTATCCGTCAGGAAAAATTTATCAGAGATTTGAAAAATGCGTTAATCCGTATTGAAAATAAAACGTATGGTATCTGTAAGGTAACCGGAAAATTAATAAACAAGGAAAGATTAAAATTAGTTCCGCATGCTACAATGAGTATTGAAGCGAAGAATTTACAACGTTAA
- a CDS encoding lipoprotein signal peptidase, with amino-acid sequence MSLRKSYLLVILVLIIDQLSKIYIKTNFVLNDEVYVFEWFRIHFIENEGMAWGAEIPGTYGKLFLTLFRIVAVCGIGYWLYDSVKKNSSNYLIVAVALILAGAFGNIIDSVFYGVIFNDSFHEPASLFASNPYGTWFHGKVVDMLYFPIWEGNLPKWLPLWGGKHFTFFNAIFNVADMAISVGVGILIVFNKKAFGK; translated from the coding sequence ATGTCCTTAAGAAAATCCTATTTATTAGTCATATTGGTTTTGATCATTGATCAGCTGTCTAAAATCTATATCAAAACAAACTTTGTATTGAATGATGAGGTTTATGTTTTTGAATGGTTTAGAATTCATTTTATTGAAAATGAAGGTATGGCCTGGGGAGCTGAAATTCCGGGAACTTATGGGAAATTATTTCTGACACTTTTTAGAATTGTAGCAGTTTGCGGTATCGGATACTGGTTGTATGATTCTGTGAAAAAGAACAGTTCGAATTACCTGATTGTAGCGGTGGCTTTAATATTAGCCGGAGCTTTCGGGAATATTATTGACTCTGTTTTTTACGGCGTTATCTTTAACGACAGCTTCCATGAACCGGCATCATTATTTGCTTCCAACCCTTACGGAACGTGGTTTCACGGAAAAGTAGTAGACATGCTGTATTTCCCTATCTGGGAAGGTAACCTGCCCAAATGGCTGCCATTGTGGGGCGGTAAGCATTTCACATTCTTCAATGCTATTTTTAATGTAGCCGATATGGCAATATCGGTGGGAGTAGGGATTCTGATCGTATTTAATAAAAAAGCTTTCGGAAAATAG
- a CDS encoding 5-formyltetrahydrofolate cyclo-ligase: MNKKALRKKYKELRRQLSPDEVEEQSLAIANRLLQLDIWDKTYYHLFLPITEHKEVDTEFILQILAGKDKDIIISKSDFETRKMTHFLLTDNTRIRKNEYNIPEPVDGIEVPSSKIDVVFVPLLAFDTNGHRVGYGKGFYDTFLAECRTDIIKVGLSFFEAEAIIPDTIPQDVQLDYIVTPHQTYSIKKG, from the coding sequence ATGAATAAAAAAGCGCTTCGAAAAAAATATAAGGAATTACGCCGGCAGCTTTCGCCGGATGAAGTGGAAGAGCAAAGCCTGGCTATTGCCAACAGGCTGCTGCAACTGGACATCTGGGATAAAACTTATTATCATTTATTCCTGCCGATAACCGAGCACAAAGAAGTTGACACCGAATTTATCCTGCAGATACTGGCCGGAAAAGACAAAGACATCATTATTTCGAAATCGGATTTTGAAACCCGCAAAATGACGCATTTCCTGCTAACCGACAATACCCGGATCAGGAAAAACGAGTACAATATTCCGGAACCGGTTGACGGGATCGAAGTGCCTTCTTCCAAAATAGATGTGGTTTTTGTACCGCTTTTGGCATTTGACACAAACGGGCACCGCGTAGGCTACGGAAAGGGCTTTTACGACACTTTCCTAGCCGAATGCAGGACAGACATCATCAAAGTAGGGCTTTCCTTTTTTGAGGCCGAAGCAATCATTCCTGACACCATTCCGCAGGATGTGCAACTGGATTATATCGTTACGCCTCATCAGACATACTCAATAAAAAAAGGGTGA
- a CDS encoding succinylglutamate desuccinylase/aspartoacylase family protein yields the protein MNYQHKDITILKETVLPGESKTINMEIAKLHTMTKLKIPIIVERSKVPGPTVLFTAGLHGDEINGTEIVRQLIIQKINKPKSGTVICIPIINVFGFVNKTREFPDGRDLNRVFPGSKMGSLASRFAYYLLKEIIPHVDYAIDFHAGGASRFNTAQIRIIPDNKELKDLADVFHAPFTLYSKNISGSFRNSCHKLGVKMLLFEGGKSNDFNDEITLQGVEGAKRILHHFDMLNGRKKTHIPEDKSIYINKSSWIRAKYSGMFHGHTKVGRYVERGDLLATISDPYGKIEHRLKAPNSGYIINVNDAPIVYQGDAIYHISTSLSNE from the coding sequence ATGAATTACCAGCATAAGGATATTACCATCCTAAAAGAGACTGTTTTACCGGGTGAAAGCAAGACCATCAATATGGAAATTGCCAAGCTTCACACGATGACAAAATTAAAAATCCCGATTATCGTTGAACGTTCCAAAGTTCCCGGTCCAACCGTTTTATTCACAGCCGGCCTTCATGGCGATGAAATTAACGGAACAGAAATTGTCCGGCAGTTGATTATACAGAAAATCAACAAACCGAAAAGCGGCACGGTTATCTGTATTCCGATTATCAATGTTTTCGGATTTGTGAACAAAACCCGGGAGTTTCCGGACGGACGGGATCTGAACCGCGTATTTCCGGGCAGTAAAATGGGTTCGCTTGCCAGCCGTTTTGCCTATTACCTGCTAAAGGAGATCATCCCGCATGTGGATTATGCCATTGATTTTCATGCCGGCGGCGCCAGTCGTTTTAATACCGCACAGATCCGGATCATTCCGGATAACAAGGAGTTAAAAGACCTAGCCGATGTGTTTCATGCTCCTTTCACGCTGTATTCCAAAAACATCAGTGGTTCTTTCCGCAATTCCTGTCATAAATTAGGGGTCAAGATGTTACTGTTTGAAGGCGGAAAGTCAAATGATTTTAATGACGAAATTACTTTACAGGGCGTTGAAGGTGCCAAAAGGATTTTACATCATTTTGACATGCTGAACGGACGAAAGAAAACGCATATACCCGAAGACAAGAGCATTTACATTAATAAATCCAGCTGGATCCGCGCCAAATATTCCGGAATGTTTCACGGTCATACCAAAGTGGGCCGTTATGTGGAACGCGGTGATTTACTGGCAACCATTTCCGATCCGTACGGCAAGATCGAGCACAGGCTCAAAGCACCCAATTCGGGCTATATCATCAATGTAAACGATGCTCCCATAGTGTACCAGGGAGATGCCATTTATCATATTTCAACTTCCCTCAGCAATGAATAA
- the uvrC gene encoding excinuclease ABC subunit UvrC, whose amino-acid sequence MSIPSLELQIQTLPDSPGVYQYYDKDGKILYVGKAKNLKKRVSSYFNKIHDTAKTNVLVKKIVSIKHIVVPTETDALLLENNLIKKLQPRYNVLLKDDKTYPWICIKKEPFSRIFPTRNMVKDGSEYFGPYTSFKTVHTLLELIKELYPLRTCNYDLSKANIDSGKFKVCLEYHIGNCKGPCEGYETLENYQKHVNAIREILKGNFKESLKDFKKHMTELAMDMRFEEAQKIKEKIEVLENYQSRSTILNPKISNIDVFSIVSDESMAYINFLQISHGAIVRSHTMELKKKLEETDQELLELAVVELRERFHLNSKEIIVPFEIDMGEAIRVTVPKLGDKKQILDLSERNAKYYRLDQLKQIKIVDPDRHTNRIMAQMQKDLRLPVEPRHIECFDNSNIQGTNPVAACVVFKDGKPSKKDYRHFNIKTVEGPNDFASMEEVVYRRYKRLLGENEPLPQLIIIDGGKGQLSSALKSLDDLGLRGKIAIIGIAKRLEEIYYPGDSVPLYLDKKSETLKTIQHLRNEAHRFGITFHRDKRSKSALQTSVETIPGIGEKTMIALLKHFKSVKRLTLATEKEISDVVGLSKAKKITEFYKATNATK is encoded by the coding sequence ATGAGTATTCCTTCTTTAGAACTTCAAATACAAACATTACCCGATAGTCCCGGGGTATATCAATATTATGATAAAGACGGAAAAATATTATATGTCGGGAAGGCTAAAAACTTAAAGAAAAGGGTTTCTTCTTATTTTAATAAAATCCACGATACGGCAAAAACCAATGTACTGGTTAAAAAAATTGTATCGATCAAGCACATCGTTGTGCCTACGGAAACCGATGCGCTTTTATTGGAAAACAACCTGATTAAAAAATTACAGCCGCGGTATAACGTCCTGCTAAAAGACGATAAAACCTATCCCTGGATCTGTATCAAGAAAGAACCTTTTTCGAGAATATTTCCAACCCGTAATATGGTAAAGGACGGCTCGGAATATTTCGGTCCCTATACCAGTTTTAAAACGGTACATACGCTTCTGGAGCTAATCAAGGAATTATACCCGCTGCGAACCTGTAATTACGACCTGAGTAAAGCTAATATTGACAGCGGAAAATTTAAAGTCTGCCTGGAATACCATATCGGTAACTGTAAAGGACCCTGTGAAGGATATGAAACGCTGGAAAATTATCAGAAACATGTCAATGCCATTCGCGAAATTCTAAAAGGGAACTTTAAAGAAAGCTTAAAAGACTTTAAAAAACACATGACCGAACTGGCAATGGACATGCGGTTTGAAGAAGCTCAAAAAATAAAAGAGAAAATCGAAGTGCTGGAAAATTACCAGTCCAGATCGACGATCTTAAATCCGAAAATATCCAATATCGATGTCTTCTCCATCGTTTCCGATGAAAGTATGGCCTATATTAACTTTCTTCAGATTTCGCACGGGGCGATTGTCCGTTCGCACACGATGGAGCTGAAAAAGAAACTGGAAGAAACCGACCAGGAACTGCTGGAACTCGCTGTTGTGGAACTTCGCGAGCGTTTTCACCTCAATTCAAAGGAAATAATAGTGCCTTTTGAAATAGATATGGGTGAGGCCATCCGGGTAACGGTACCGAAACTGGGCGATAAAAAACAGATTCTGGACCTGTCGGAACGCAACGCGAAATACTATCGTCTGGATCAGCTGAAACAAATTAAAATTGTAGATCCGGACCGCCATACCAACAGGATTATGGCGCAGATGCAAAAAGACCTGCGTTTGCCGGTGGAACCACGGCATATAGAATGTTTTGATAACTCCAATATCCAGGGAACGAATCCCGTTGCCGCCTGTGTGGTGTTTAAAGACGGAAAACCAAGTAAAAAAGATTACCGCCACTTCAATATCAAAACAGTGGAAGGACCCAATGACTTTGCTTCAATGGAAGAGGTGGTATACAGGCGGTATAAGCGCCTTTTGGGCGAAAATGAACCGTTGCCGCAGCTAATCATCATCGATGGTGGTAAAGGACAGCTGTCGTCGGCGTTAAAAAGCCTGGACGATTTGGGACTGAGAGGTAAAATTGCAATTATCGGCATAGCCAAAAGACTGGAAGAGATTTATTATCCGGGTGATTCGGTGCCTTTGTACCTGGATAAAAAGTCGGAAACATTAAAAACGATACAACATCTTAGAAATGAGGCGCATCGTTTCGGAATCACTTTTCACAGGGATAAAAGAAGTAAGAGTGCGCTGCAGACTTCGGTGGAAACCATTCCCGGAATTGGCGAGAAAACGATGATTGCGTTACTAAAACATTTTAAATCTGTTAAAAGATTGACTTTGGCAACGGAAAAAGAAATTTCTGACGTTGTGGGGCTTTCAAAAGCCAAAAAAATTACCGAATTTTACAAGGCAACCAATGCTACTAAGTAA